One genomic window of Monodelphis domestica isolate mMonDom1 chromosome 1, mMonDom1.pri, whole genome shotgun sequence includes the following:
- the IL17C gene encoding interleukin-17C: MGALIHLEVQTGFGGSLLGEHNGMEDQRIQRLKSHLKSDRSGKALCPWEERTQSTSSQRRKRRELAKECFPLEFPQQIASCILLLFLPACLSRHAPGLPSKLHVPRAALHPHHRCYAPEELSQGQLPFHLVGKGARSARSLPATLVPSLEAGRPAGGQRHQEPQCPILQFEDTHEEVQQRSLSPWRYRIDMDENRYPQKLAFAECLCKGCIHMKSGQETSSFNSVLLHQKLMVLHRKPCSLNGDAQVTPGAFTFQKEYIDVPVGCTCALPRSG, encoded by the exons ATGGGAGCCCTCATTCACCTGGAGGTACAAACAGGGTTTGGTGGCTCACTCTTAGGGGAACACAATGGAATGGAGGATCAGAGGATTCAGAG GTTAAAGAGCCACTTGAAATCTGATCGCTCCGGGAAGGCTCTCTGTCCTTGGGAGGAGAGAACCCAGAGCACTTCCTcccaaaggaggaagagaagggaattagCAAAGGAGTGTTTTCCCCTGGAGTTTCCGCAG CAGATTGCCAGCTGCATACTCCTCCTTTTCTTGCCTGCCTGCCTCTCCCGACACGCTCCTGGGCTGCCTTCAAAACTCCACGTTCCCCGAGCGGCTTTGCACCCTCACCATCGCTGCTACGCTCCCGAGGAGCTGTCCCAAGGCCAGCTTCCCTTCCACCTGGTAGGCAAAGGTGCCCGGTCGGCCCGTTCCCTGCCCGCTACCCTAGTCCCCAGCCTGGAAGCCGGGAGGCCAGCTGGGGGACAGAGACATCAAGAGCCCCAGTGCCCAATTCTCCAGTTCGAAGACACTCACGAGGAAGTCCAACAGCGATCCCTGTCTCCTTGGAGATACCG AATTGACATGGATGAAAACCGGTACCCCCAAAAGTTGGCCTTTGCAGAATGCCTGTGCAAAGGTTGTATTCACATGAAATCAGGTCAGGAGACATCTTCATTCAACTCGGTCCTCCTTCATCAGAAATTAATGGTCCTCCACCGCAAGCCCTGCTCTCTGAATGGAGATGCTCAAGTAACTCCAGGGGCCTTCACTTTCCAAAAAGAGTACATCGATGTTCCTGTGGGCTGCACCTGTGCCCTGCCCCGCTCTGGCTAA